The proteins below come from a single uncultured Dethiosulfovibrio sp. genomic window:
- a CDS encoding ATP-grasp domain-containing protein translates to MQKKILMLGGSAAQLNAIKRAKNMGLYVILCDYLLDNPGQHYVDEYIPTSTTDKEKILEIAKNSNVDGVLSYISDSAAPTAAYVGNTLGLPSNPYNSVLTLCRKDLLRQFLKNNGFNVPVTFSTDSLAEAELFFVNFNKKCIIKPVDSSGSKGVSILESVKDLHLAFSRAMSFSRCKKIIIEEFIEHKSPYMIGGDGFLVDGDIKFICFLNCHRDYSCNRLVPVGKSSPCVASSLETQAVSNEISKVLSLLKMKLGAFNFEVIIDKNDRVFILEIGPRNGGNLIPEHIRHLTGIDMVDLTISGSIGMDCSSLEMVYPQDFIASHVVHSSKKGILKKLSFSSWVEERTIHKCIYKKQGDAVKKFNTANDAVGIIIMRFKNETEMQKTISNLYCDHIKIDLY, encoded by the coding sequence ATGCAAAAAAAAATTCTTATGCTTGGCGGTTCTGCTGCACAGCTAAACGCCATTAAACGCGCAAAAAACATGGGCCTTTATGTTATCCTTTGTGATTACCTTCTTGATAATCCAGGACAACATTATGTAGATGAGTACATTCCAACCAGCACAACTGACAAAGAAAAAATTCTTGAAATAGCTAAAAATAGCAATGTAGATGGCGTTTTATCTTATATTTCTGACTCAGCTGCGCCAACAGCGGCATATGTTGGCAATACACTAGGGTTGCCCTCCAATCCTTATAATTCAGTCCTAACCCTTTGCAGGAAAGATTTGCTTAGACAGTTTTTAAAAAATAACGGTTTTAACGTCCCCGTTACTTTTAGCACCGATTCTTTGGCTGAGGCCGAGCTTTTTTTCGTTAATTTTAATAAAAAATGCATAATAAAACCTGTTGATTCCTCTGGAAGCAAGGGAGTATCAATACTAGAATCTGTCAAAGACCTTCACCTTGCTTTTAGTAGGGCTATGTCCTTTTCCAGGTGTAAAAAAATTATTATAGAAGAATTTATAGAGCACAAATCTCCTTACATGATAGGCGGAGATGGGTTTCTTGTTGATGGAGATATAAAATTTATTTGTTTTTTAAATTGCCACAGAGACTATTCATGTAACAGGCTCGTTCCTGTAGGCAAGAGCTCTCCCTGTGTTGCTTCTAGCCTTGAGACCCAGGCAGTAAGCAACGAAATAAGCAAAGTATTGAGTTTGCTTAAAATGAAACTGGGAGCTTTTAATTTTGAGGTCATAATAGATAAAAATGATAGAGTATTCATCCTGGAAATTGGTCCTCGAAATGGGGGCAACCTTATCCCTGAGCATATTAGACATCTTACTGGCATTGACATGGTAGATCTTACTATAAGTGGTTCGATAGGAATGGATTGCTCAAGCCTAGAGATGGTTTACCCACAAGACTTTATAGCATCTCATGTTGTTCACTCAAGCAAAAAAGGTATTTTAAAAAAATTATCTTTTTCCTCTTGGGTTGAAGAACGAACGATACATAAATGTATATACAAAAAACAAGGAGATGCCGTGAAAAAATTTAACACAGCAAATGACGCTGTAGGCATTATTATAATGCGTTTTAAAAATGAAACAGAAATGCAAAAGACAATAAGTAATCTCTACTGCGATCACATAAAGATTGATCTATATTAA
- a CDS encoding DUF2335 domain-containing protein, with the protein MERYSNIDETLPGRIMAMAERQASHRQAMETKALNSHVVRQLAGMLCSFTLGMTGIVGGIVCILKGFSPEGLASMFGSISVLAGVFVYGTYSNRKNSLDKKDAEDS; encoded by the coding sequence ATGGAACGATATTCCAATATCGATGAAACTCTCCCCGGGCGTATAATGGCTATGGCGGAGCGACAGGCAAGCCACAGGCAGGCCATGGAAACTAAAGCGTTAAACAGTCATGTTGTTCGCCAACTTGCGGGGATGCTTTGTTCTTTCACCCTTGGAATGACCGGTATAGTCGGAGGTATAGTATGTATCCTGAAAGGATTTAGCCCGGAGGGACTGGCCTCTATGTTTGGATCCATTTCAGTTTTAGCTGGTGTATTTGTGTATGGAACTTACTCCAACAGAAAAAACAGTCTGGATAAAAAGGATGCCGAAGACAGCTAA
- a CDS encoding acyltransferase, whose product MNLFDSFMTREELEAIGFASLGQNLLISRKASFYYPEKITIGDNVRIDDFCLLSGNISIGSFIHIGSYVCMMGQLGIVLKDYSQISFKTTLFSATDDFSGEFLVGPQVPDSCRHIIGGQILLEKHALLGASSLVLPKTKLLEGAVTGAGSLVFGILDPWSIYWGNPLKFIKKRSQKMLTLI is encoded by the coding sequence ATGAATTTATTTGATTCTTTCATGACTAGAGAGGAACTCGAGGCAATAGGCTTTGCATCTCTAGGGCAGAATTTATTGATTAGCCGGAAGGCTTCTTTTTATTACCCAGAAAAAATAACTATAGGTGATAATGTAAGAATTGATGACTTTTGTCTTTTGAGCGGTAATATTTCAATAGGGTCTTTCATTCATATTGGGTCTTATGTTTGCATGATGGGGCAACTGGGAATAGTATTAAAAGATTATTCTCAAATTTCCTTTAAGACAACATTGTTTTCTGCAACAGACGATTTTTCTGGAGAATTTTTAGTGGGACCTCAAGTGCCTGATTCTTGTAGGCATATCATAGGAGGGCAAATACTCTTAGAAAAACATGCGCTACTTGGAGCTTCTTCTTTAGTATTGCCGAAAACTAAACTGTTGGAGGGAGCAGTGACTGGAGCAGGGAGCTTAGTCTTTGGTATTTTAGACCCTTGGTCCATATATTGGGGAAATCCCTTAAAGTTTATAAAAAAAAGATCCCAAAAAATGCTAACATTAATTTAA
- the yfcC gene encoding putative basic amino acid antiporter YfcC — translation MSSKKDPSCKGMRIPDTYVIIFFVVLLAALLTYTVPVGTYKTHEVTYEMDGATKTRNVLIADSFELKVDDQGNPVKQGIALFEPYGEVGLLNYVFEGFVSGSKWGSAVGVMAFILVIGGAFGIIIKTGAVEAGILHVLSKFKGMERAIIPVMFLLFSLGGAIFGMGEEAIPFVLILAPVCVALGYDSITAIMITYVATQIGFGTSWMNPFSVAIAQGVSGIPVLSGAGFRMVMWAGFTLVGILYTMRYAEKVKADPTSSLCYETDSFFRNNVEKGKEIESHFGLGHMLVVLALFAGIAWVIWGVMTNGYYIPEIATQFFIVGLVAGIIGVLFNLNDMGVNDIAISFREGAKDLLGAAMVVGMAKGIVLVLGGDSPTDPTVLNTILNSAGSTISSFHTAVSGWLMYVFQSVFNFFVVSGSGQAALTMPLMAPLADLAGVTRQVAVLAFQLGDGFTNLIVPTSGCLIACLGAARIDWGTWAKFQIKFQALLFTLGSLVVIGAVLTGFN, via the coding sequence ATGTCGTCCAAGAAAGACCCTTCATGCAAGGGTATGAGAATACCGGATACATACGTCATCATCTTTTTCGTCGTCCTCCTGGCGGCACTTCTAACCTACACCGTTCCGGTAGGGACCTACAAGACCCACGAGGTCACCTACGAGATGGACGGGGCGACCAAGACCAGAAACGTCCTCATAGCGGACAGCTTTGAGCTAAAGGTGGACGACCAGGGCAACCCGGTCAAGCAGGGTATAGCTCTTTTCGAACCCTACGGCGAAGTGGGCCTCCTTAACTACGTTTTCGAGGGCTTCGTCTCCGGTAGCAAGTGGGGTTCAGCGGTAGGGGTCATGGCCTTCATCCTGGTCATAGGAGGAGCCTTCGGCATAATCATAAAGACCGGGGCGGTGGAGGCGGGAATTCTCCACGTCCTCAGCAAGTTCAAGGGAATGGAGAGGGCCATAATACCGGTGATGTTTCTCCTCTTCTCCCTGGGAGGGGCCATTTTCGGCATGGGCGAAGAGGCTATTCCCTTCGTACTGATCCTGGCCCCTGTATGCGTGGCCCTGGGCTACGACTCGATCACCGCCATAATGATAACCTACGTGGCCACCCAGATAGGCTTTGGCACGTCCTGGATGAACCCCTTCAGCGTCGCCATAGCACAGGGGGTTTCGGGCATCCCGGTTCTCTCGGGAGCGGGGTTCCGCATGGTCATGTGGGCGGGCTTCACCTTGGTGGGAATCCTCTACACCATGAGATACGCCGAGAAGGTAAAGGCCGATCCAACGTCGTCGCTATGCTACGAAACCGACTCTTTCTTCAGAAATAACGTGGAGAAAGGCAAGGAAATAGAGAGCCATTTCGGCCTGGGACACATGCTGGTTGTACTGGCACTTTTCGCCGGCATAGCCTGGGTTATCTGGGGGGTCATGACCAACGGATACTATATCCCTGAGATAGCCACCCAGTTCTTCATCGTCGGTCTGGTAGCCGGGATCATCGGAGTGCTGTTCAACCTGAACGATATGGGAGTGAACGACATAGCCATAAGCTTCAGGGAGGGAGCCAAAGACCTCCTTGGGGCCGCCATGGTGGTTGGTATGGCTAAGGGCATCGTACTCGTCCTCGGAGGAGACTCCCCCACGGATCCCACGGTGCTTAACACCATCCTGAACTCCGCAGGGAGCACTATTAGTTCCTTCCACACGGCTGTATCGGGCTGGCTCATGTACGTCTTTCAGTCGGTATTCAACTTCTTCGTGGTCTCCGGCTCCGGCCAGGCGGCCCTCACTATGCCCCTGATGGCCCCTCTGGCGGACCTTGCGGGAGTGACCAGACAGGTGGCGGTTCTGGCCTTCCAGCTTGGAGATGGTTTCACCAACCTGATAGTCCCCACCTCAGGCTGTCTCATAGCCTGTTTGGGAGCCGCCAGGATCGACTGGGGAACCTGGGCCAAGTTCCAGATAAAGTTCCAGGCCCTTCTGTTCACCCTGGGATCTTTAGTGGTAATAGGTGCGGTACTGACCGGGTTTAACTAG
- the hydG gene encoding [FeFe] hydrogenase H-cluster radical SAM maturase HydG gives MYDPKSNEAGNFINHQEITESLAWAHKNRTNRALIDEILDKARTKKGLSHREGSVLLACELEDKNQEIFALAEQIKKDFYGNRIVLFAPLYLSNYCINSCVYCPYHVTNKNIARKKLTQEEIKREVTALQDMGHKRLAIESGEHPTMSPIDYILESIDTIYSCTHKNGAIRRLNVNIAATTVEDYRSLRDAEIGTYILFQETYHRESYEKLHPAGPKHDYKWHTEAMDRAMLGGIDDVGIGALFGLELYRYEFAGLLMHAEHLEARFGVGPHTISVPRIRKADDIDPSTFDNGIDDDTFAKIVACLRVSVPYTGMIVSTRESQKSRERVLHLGVSQISGGSKTSVGGYCEPEQDDDNSEQFDTSDKRTLEEVIRWLMDMEYIPSFCTACYREGRTGDRFMSLCKSGQIQNCCHPNALMTLKEYLEDYASTDTKSIGESLITRELGNIPKEKVRGVVMDRLGKIEQGIRDFRF, from the coding sequence ATGTACGATCCAAAATCGAACGAGGCGGGAAACTTTATAAATCACCAGGAGATAACCGAGAGCCTAGCATGGGCTCACAAAAACAGGACAAACCGGGCCCTCATAGACGAGATCCTGGACAAGGCCAGGACAAAAAAGGGACTCTCCCACCGAGAGGGATCGGTCCTCCTGGCCTGTGAGCTTGAGGATAAAAACCAGGAGATATTCGCCCTGGCGGAGCAGATAAAGAAGGATTTCTACGGCAACAGAATAGTCCTCTTCGCCCCTCTATACCTGTCAAACTACTGCATAAACTCCTGCGTGTACTGTCCCTACCACGTGACGAACAAGAACATCGCCAGGAAGAAGCTCACCCAGGAGGAAATCAAACGAGAAGTCACCGCCCTTCAGGACATGGGACACAAGAGGCTGGCCATCGAGTCGGGAGAACACCCGACCATGAGCCCTATCGACTATATCCTGGAGAGCATAGATACCATATACAGCTGCACCCACAAAAACGGGGCCATCAGGAGGCTGAACGTCAACATAGCCGCCACAACCGTGGAGGACTACCGAAGCCTGAGGGACGCCGAGATCGGGACCTATATCCTATTTCAGGAGACCTACCACAGAGAGAGCTACGAAAAACTCCATCCCGCCGGCCCCAAGCACGACTATAAGTGGCACACCGAGGCCATGGACCGGGCCATGCTGGGGGGAATCGACGATGTCGGCATAGGAGCCCTCTTCGGCCTGGAGCTGTACCGCTACGAGTTCGCCGGACTGCTCATGCACGCCGAGCACCTGGAGGCCCGTTTCGGCGTGGGCCCTCACACCATCAGCGTGCCGAGGATAAGGAAGGCCGACGATATCGACCCCTCCACCTTCGATAACGGTATAGACGACGACACCTTCGCCAAGATAGTGGCCTGCCTTCGGGTATCGGTTCCATACACCGGCATGATAGTCTCCACCAGGGAGAGCCAAAAGAGCCGGGAGAGGGTATTGCATCTAGGGGTATCCCAGATCAGCGGAGGATCAAAGACCAGCGTCGGGGGATACTGCGAGCCAGAGCAGGACGACGACAACTCGGAGCAATTCGACACCAGCGACAAGAGGACTCTCGAGGAGGTCATCAGGTGGCTGATGGACATGGAGTACATCCCCAGCTTCTGCACCGCCTGCTACAGGGAGGGCAGGACGGGGGACCGGTTCATGAGCCTGTGCAAGAGCGGCCAAATCCAGAACTGCTGTCACCCCAACGCCCTCATGACCCTGAAGGAATACCTGGAGGACTACGCCTCAACCGATACCAAGTCCATCGGTGAATCGCTCATCACCAGAGAGTTGGGCAACATCCCAAAGGAGAAGGTCCGGGGAGTGGTTATGGACCGACTGGGCAAGATAGAGCAGGGCATCAGGGACTTCCGGTTCTGA
- a CDS encoding ketoacyl-ACP synthase III encodes MIFSCFWNNFYLSNAKLETIYSDPSWTAKKILRKTGIASRPTAGEMLVSDMAVKAAENLFEEHDIDRNSIDYLLLCTQSPDYYLPTTACMVQDRLGLPTSIGALDFNLGCSGFVYGLSMAKGLIAGGVAKKVLLITSETYTKHIHPMDRSTRTIFGDGSSATMICQEDLPQIGSFSLGTDGSGYRNLIVPSGGMALPRTAETAQAEADESGNIRSKDNLYMNGPEIFSFTLRAVPGMVKDVLDKNGLTQEDIDLFVFHQANRFILETLRDKLSITHDRFVIDVEDIGNTVSSTIPIALKRAITRGQIKEGSKVLIAGFGVGYSWGATILDF; translated from the coding sequence ATGATTTTTTCTTGTTTTTGGAATAATTTTTATCTTAGCAATGCAAAATTAGAGACTATTTACTCCGATCCAAGCTGGACCGCTAAAAAGATCCTCCGCAAAACTGGCATAGCCTCTAGACCTACAGCGGGAGAGATGCTGGTGTCCGACATGGCTGTCAAGGCAGCTGAAAATCTTTTTGAGGAACACGATATCGATAGAAACTCGATAGATTATCTGCTCCTCTGTACCCAGAGTCCCGACTATTATCTTCCCACGACGGCCTGTATGGTTCAGGACAGGCTTGGGTTGCCTACAAGCATAGGGGCGCTGGATTTTAACCTAGGTTGTTCGGGGTTTGTCTACGGCCTTTCTATGGCCAAAGGACTTATCGCTGGTGGTGTGGCTAAAAAAGTCCTTCTCATAACGTCGGAAACCTACACAAAGCACATACACCCAATGGACAGGAGCACCAGGACCATCTTCGGAGATGGATCCTCTGCGACTATGATATGCCAGGAGGACCTGCCCCAGATAGGCAGCTTCTCCCTGGGAACCGACGGCAGTGGCTACCGCAATCTTATTGTTCCCTCCGGTGGCATGGCCCTTCCCAGAACAGCGGAGACGGCACAGGCAGAGGCTGACGAGAGCGGTAACATAAGGTCCAAAGACAACCTCTACATGAACGGTCCTGAAATTTTCTCCTTCACCCTTAGAGCTGTTCCTGGTATGGTAAAAGACGTTTTGGACAAAAACGGCCTTACCCAGGAGGATATCGACCTTTTTGTCTTTCATCAGGCTAACCGCTTTATACTGGAGACCTTGCGGGATAAACTATCCATAACTCATGACCGATTCGTCATTGACGTCGAGGACATAGGAAACACCGTAAGTTCGACCATACCTATAGCCTTAAAAAGAGCTATAACTAGAGGGCAGATAAAAGAGGGCTCTAAAGTCCTTATCGCTGGATTTGGCGTGGGCTACTCCTGGGGAGCCACCATCCTCGATTTTTAA
- the iadA gene encoding beta-aspartyl-peptidase: MFKLIKEVELYCPERLGVGDILLAGDKIAWVGESFPGKDLPDLEVIDGSGKIAVPGFVDGHVHIAGGGGEGGFSTRTPAVVLSDLIEAGVTSVIGVLGTDSTCRYPGELLAKARALREEGLSAWALTGSYAIPVKTLTGSVQDDLVLIDLFVGVGEVAISDHRSSQPTLDELNKLAASAHVGGMIGGKSGVINVHLGDGPSMLSPIRAIVETTELGLGQFLPTHVNRNPELFEDCIDYALSGGMVDLTTSTTPQFLEEGEVKCSQGLRRLLDSGVPVERITFSSDGQGSLPSFDSTGAFTGLSIGTSRSLFPEVRDSVLVEDIPLETAIQVITTTPASVYRLPGKGRIAKGYDGDLVLLEKGDLSISSVFAMGKAMVQGGRAVVKGRFEP; the protein is encoded by the coding sequence ATGTTTAAACTTATAAAAGAGGTTGAGCTGTACTGCCCGGAGAGGCTGGGCGTAGGGGATATTCTCCTGGCGGGGGATAAAATAGCCTGGGTCGGGGAGTCCTTCCCGGGGAAGGACCTGCCGGACCTGGAGGTCATAGACGGATCGGGAAAGATTGCGGTGCCCGGCTTCGTCGACGGACACGTCCACATAGCCGGTGGAGGCGGCGAGGGAGGCTTTTCCACCAGGACCCCGGCGGTGGTCCTCTCGGACCTCATAGAGGCCGGTGTCACCTCGGTTATAGGTGTGCTCGGGACCGATTCCACCTGTCGTTACCCCGGCGAGCTCCTGGCGAAGGCCAGAGCCCTCAGGGAGGAGGGCCTGTCCGCCTGGGCCCTTACCGGATCTTACGCCATCCCGGTCAAGACCCTCACAGGATCGGTCCAGGACGACCTCGTCCTGATAGACCTGTTCGTAGGGGTGGGAGAGGTGGCCATCTCTGACCACCGTTCCTCCCAGCCAACGTTGGATGAATTGAACAAGTTGGCGGCCTCCGCCCACGTAGGTGGAATGATAGGGGGTAAGTCGGGGGTAATCAACGTCCATCTAGGGGACGGCCCCTCCATGCTTTCTCCCATAAGGGCGATTGTGGAGACCACCGAGCTGGGCCTGGGCCAGTTCCTCCCCACCCACGTCAACAGAAACCCCGAGCTCTTCGAGGACTGCATAGATTACGCCCTGTCCGGCGGCATGGTGGACCTGACCACCAGCACCACACCTCAGTTTCTCGAGGAAGGTGAGGTCAAGTGCAGCCAAGGTCTGAGGAGGCTCCTTGACTCGGGGGTTCCGGTGGAGCGGATAACCTTCAGCTCCGACGGCCAGGGCAGTCTCCCGTCTTTCGACTCGACCGGCGCCTTCACCGGCCTGTCCATCGGAACCTCTCGGTCGCTCTTCCCTGAGGTTAGAGACTCGGTTCTCGTGGAGGATATCCCACTGGAGACCGCCATACAGGTCATAACCACCACCCCCGCCTCGGTTTACAGGCTTCCAGGAAAGGGACGGATAGCCAAGGGATACGACGGCGACCTGGTCCTGCTGGAGAAAGGCGACCTGTCAATATCCTCGGTGTTCGCCATGGGGAAAGCCATGGTTCAGGGGGGCAGAGCGGTGGTCAAAGGCAGGTTCGAGCCGTAA
- a CDS encoding aminotransferase class I/II-fold pyridoxal phosphate-dependent enzyme, with product MTYRFETKCVHSGNHPDHETGALSTPIYQTSTFAFKNADEGAKRFKGEEEGYIYTRLGNPNHTAVEEKIAALEGGEAAAVAASGIGAIASVLWTALSSGDHAIAARSLYGCTYSLMAHQFPRFGIESTFMDLRDLDKVKDALKPNTKVIYCESPANPTMDLVDIQALAKIAHDHGAMLIVDNTYCTPVIQRPIELGADVVVHSATKYLNGHGDVIAGIVVGTKEFIGKVKMEGLKDLTGATLSPFDAYLLLRGMKTLHVRVPRHCESAMKIAQFLESRPEVAKVSYPGLDSFPQKELADRQMAHYGAIITMELKDGFDAGKKFINSVKLWILAVSLGDTESLIQHPASMTHSALSDEEQLEAGISKGLIRLSVGLEAPEDLIADLKQAFEAI from the coding sequence ATGACCTATCGTTTTGAGACAAAATGCGTCCACAGTGGTAACCACCCCGATCACGAGACCGGAGCCCTTTCCACCCCTATCTATCAGACGTCCACCTTTGCGTTCAAAAACGCCGACGAGGGAGCCAAGAGGTTTAAGGGCGAGGAGGAAGGGTATATCTACACCAGGTTAGGCAACCCCAACCACACCGCTGTGGAGGAAAAGATAGCCGCCCTTGAGGGAGGGGAGGCTGCGGCGGTAGCGGCTTCCGGTATTGGAGCCATAGCGTCGGTGCTTTGGACCGCCCTCTCCAGCGGCGATCACGCCATAGCGGCTAGGTCGCTCTACGGCTGCACCTATTCCCTCATGGCCCATCAGTTTCCCCGTTTCGGCATAGAGTCCACCTTTATGGACCTTAGAGACCTGGACAAGGTCAAAGACGCCCTGAAGCCCAACACCAAGGTGATCTACTGTGAATCTCCCGCCAACCCGACCATGGACCTGGTGGACATACAGGCGCTGGCGAAGATAGCCCACGACCACGGAGCCATGCTCATAGTGGACAACACCTACTGCACGCCGGTGATACAGAGGCCCATTGAGCTCGGCGCCGACGTTGTGGTCCACTCCGCCACAAAATACCTCAACGGACACGGCGACGTAATCGCCGGTATCGTGGTGGGGACCAAGGAGTTTATCGGAAAGGTTAAGATGGAGGGCCTTAAGGACCTAACCGGCGCCACTTTATCCCCCTTCGACGCCTATTTGCTCCTTAGGGGCATGAAGACCCTTCACGTCCGAGTTCCTCGTCACTGTGAAAGTGCCATGAAGATCGCCCAGTTCCTTGAGAGCCGTCCCGAGGTGGCCAAGGTCAGCTATCCCGGCCTGGATTCCTTCCCACAGAAGGAGCTGGCGGACAGACAGATGGCCCACTACGGGGCGATAATAACCATGGAGCTGAAGGACGGTTTCGACGCTGGTAAGAAGTTCATAAACTCCGTCAAGCTTTGGATTCTGGCAGTAAGCCTAGGGGACACCGAGTCGCTCATCCAGCATCCCGCGTCTATGACACACTCGGCTCTCTCCGACGAGGAGCAGCTTGAGGCGGGCATCTCCAAAGGGCTTATCCGTCTCTCCGTCGGCCTGGAGGCCCCGGAGGACCTGATAGCCGACCTAAAACAGGCCTTCGAGGCGATCTAA
- a CDS encoding GntR family transcriptional regulator: protein MWPSASGGDFPPSSQAVLDYILDLIEDLRLMPGEPLYETTLASELGMGRTGVRNALTFLEGTGFLESEPRKRGYRMPGLSAQDMEDVFSMRALLEGEAASMAARKATLDDVAHLRHLNEMEESFALSDLPREYRSINLEFHCSIVRIGSNGYLERAFHPVFWRSRLYIMYVGRFQPLVAPADQGVTNTPLEHRRIIDAIESRDQEGAKEAVLAHLRDTRAFRLSLDGDRAAKVLSGRIKVEEIE from the coding sequence ATGTGGCCATCGGCCAGCGGCGGCGATTTCCCCCCGTCCTCTCAGGCGGTTTTGGACTATATACTGGATCTAATCGAGGACCTGAGGCTTATGCCCGGAGAGCCTCTCTACGAGACCACTCTGGCCTCGGAGCTCGGAATGGGACGGACGGGGGTCAGAAATGCCCTCACCTTCTTGGAGGGGACCGGCTTTTTGGAGAGCGAGCCACGGAAGAGAGGCTATCGTATGCCCGGTCTTTCCGCCCAGGACATGGAGGATGTCTTCTCCATGAGGGCTCTTTTGGAGGGAGAGGCGGCCTCCATGGCGGCCAGAAAGGCCACCTTGGACGACGTAGCCCATCTTAGACACCTCAACGAGATGGAGGAGTCTTTCGCCCTCTCCGACCTTCCCAGGGAATACCGTTCCATAAACCTGGAGTTTCACTGTTCCATAGTGAGGATAGGGAGCAACGGCTATCTGGAGAGGGCCTTTCATCCGGTGTTCTGGCGTTCCCGGCTATACATAATGTACGTCGGCCGCTTTCAGCCCCTGGTGGCCCCTGCGGATCAGGGAGTCACCAACACGCCGCTGGAACACCGGAGGATAATAGACGCCATAGAGAGCAGGGATCAGGAGGGAGCCAAAGAGGCGGTTCTGGCCCATCTAAGGGATACGAGAGCCTTCAGGCTGTCCCTCGACGGCGACAGGGCCGCTAAGGTCTTGTCGGGCAGGATAAAAGTGGAGGAGATCGAGTAA
- a CDS encoding DegT/DnrJ/EryC1/StrS family aminotransferase: MPDRKRLNSYIDRIYDKVWLTNNGPLVQELTKRLCEYLEVENLLLVSNGTLALQIAYKVLGLAGSIITTPFSFVATTSSIAWEGMKPVFSDIDPNSFCLNPSLIKKSMKDDVSALVPVHVFGNACDVEFIASIAKKNALKVVYDASHAFGVKYKGKGLLSYGDAATLSFHATKIYHTIEGGAVIFKKKDDLERAKLLINFGIKKPNKITCLGINAKMNEFQAAMGLAMLDEIDTIMDKRSQIWHRYEKQLKNYIKLQKINTKSTNNYAYFPVVFENEKLLLLAKGNLKKEGINPRRYFYPSLDTMPYVEKYTMPISRKTSSRIMCLPIYGELKICDVDTISNIIKKTIIK; this comes from the coding sequence ATGCCAGACAGAAAAAGGCTGAATTCATACATAGACAGAATTTACGATAAAGTTTGGCTTACTAACAATGGGCCTCTTGTTCAAGAACTTACAAAACGTCTCTGCGAATATTTAGAAGTAGAGAACTTACTCCTTGTCTCAAATGGAACACTGGCTCTTCAGATAGCTTACAAAGTCCTAGGATTGGCCGGATCTATAATTACCACCCCCTTCAGTTTTGTAGCTACAACAAGCTCCATTGCGTGGGAGGGCATGAAACCCGTATTTTCAGATATAGACCCCAACTCTTTTTGTTTAAATCCATCTTTAATAAAAAAATCCATGAAAGACGATGTATCTGCTCTCGTGCCAGTTCATGTTTTCGGAAATGCCTGTGACGTCGAATTTATAGCCTCCATCGCAAAAAAAAATGCATTGAAGGTGGTATATGACGCTTCTCATGCCTTTGGTGTAAAGTATAAAGGTAAAGGACTTCTTTCTTATGGGGATGCGGCAACACTAAGTTTTCATGCTACAAAAATTTATCATACGATAGAGGGTGGAGCTGTAATCTTTAAAAAGAAAGATGATCTAGAAAGAGCTAAACTCTTAATAAATTTTGGAATAAAAAAACCCAATAAAATCACTTGTCTCGGGATAAACGCAAAAATGAATGAATTTCAGGCAGCCATGGGATTGGCAATGTTAGATGAAATAGACACTATAATGGATAAAAGATCTCAAATTTGGCATAGATATGAAAAACAACTAAAAAATTATATAAAACTACAAAAAATTAATACAAAATCAACAAATAATTATGCCTATTTCCCTGTCGTTTTTGAAAACGAGAAGTTACTTTTACTTGCGAAGGGAAATTTGAAGAAAGAAGGTATAAATCCAAGGAGATATTTCTACCCCTCATTGGATACGATGCCCTATGTAGAAAAATATACTATGCCTATATCTAGAAAAACATCAAGCAGAATAATGTGTCTCCCTATTTACGGAGAACTTAAAATTTGCGACGTGGACACCATATCAAATATCATAAAAAAAACAATTATAAAATAA
- a CDS encoding TM1266 family iron-only hydrogenase system putative regulator, producing the protein METRVAIIGIIVEDKDSVEELNSILHNYGKWIIGRMGLPYQQREISIISIAMDAPNDEISALSGKLGKLPGVTAKTAYAKLKGEE; encoded by the coding sequence ATGGAAACCAGAGTGGCAATCATAGGGATCATCGTCGAGGACAAGGACTCGGTGGAGGAGCTGAACTCCATACTCCATAACTACGGAAAGTGGATCATCGGCAGGATGGGACTCCCTTACCAGCAGAGGGAGATAAGCATCATCAGCATCGCCATGGACGCCCCTAACGACGAGATCAGCGCCCTGTCGGGCAAACTGGGGAAGTTGCCCGGGGTGACCGCCAAGACGGCCTACGCGAAGCTCAAGGGAGAGGAATAA